In Bacillus sp. FJAT-45350, the genomic window CACCAATAGCTTTCACGCCATTAGCTACTAAGATTTTAGCTGAGTTTACGTCAATTTCGTTTTGTGTCGCACATGGAAGAGCGATATCACAAGGAGTTAACCAAATATCAGCACATCCTTCAGTATACTTAGCATTTGGGTGTTCTTTTACGTATTCACTAATTCTTTTTCTATCAACTTCTTTAAGACGTTTAACAGTTTCGATGTTGATTCCGTCTTCGTCATAGATGTAACCATTAGAATCACTACATGCTACAACTTTTGCACCTAGCTCTGTTGCTTTTTGCATTGCATAAATAGATACGTTACCAGAACCAGATACTACAACAGTACTACCTTCGTAGCTTAAACCGTTGTCTTTAAGCATCTCATCAACAAAGTATACAGTACCAAAGCCTGTAGCTTCTGTTCTACCTAAGCTTCCACCATAACCAAGACCTTTACCAGTTAAGACGCCAGCTTCATAAGCACCACGAAGTCTTTTGTATTGTCCGAACATAAATCCAATTTCTCTCGCACCAACACCGATATCACCAGCAGGTACGTCAACATCTGGTCCAATATGCTTGTAAAGCTCAGTCATAAAGCTTTGAGTAAAGCGCATTACTTCAGCGTCAGACTTTCCTTTTGGATCAAAGTCAGATCCACCTTTACCGCCACCGATTGGTTGACCAGTTAAAGAATTTTTAAGAATTTGTTCAAACCCTAGGAATTTGATAATACTAGCATTAACAGATGGGTGGAAACGTAATCCACCTTTATATGGTCCAATTGCACTGTTGAACTGAACTCTGAAACCACGGTTTACTTGAACTTTACCTTGATCATCAACCCAAGGTACTCTAAATGAAATAACTCTTTCAGGTTCAACCATTCTTTCAAGGATACCAGCATCCATATATTGAGGTTGTTTTGCAAATACAGGTACAAGTGAGTCAAAGATTTCTTTTACCGCTTGGTGGAATTCACTCTCATTTGGGTTACGTGTAATTACTGTTTGATAAACACCGTCAACATATTTTTTTGCAACTTGTAATTGATCTTGCTTAGTTTCTTGTAAAGTAGCCATAGCTCTAATACTCCCCTTTGTTATATAAAGTACATAAGTATATGTTTCTGAATACTGAAATGTAACAAACCTAACTAAAGTAAATTTGATTTGGTAGATTATTTTACACAATTTTCTCTTTTTTTATTTTATAATTGATAAATAATCGAAAACAATATACAAATTAGATATTATTAATG contains:
- the gdhA gene encoding NADP-specific glutamate dehydrogenase, which produces MATLQETKQDQLQVAKKYVDGVYQTVITRNPNESEFHQAVKEIFDSLVPVFAKQPQYMDAGILERMVEPERVISFRVPWVDDQGKVQVNRGFRVQFNSAIGPYKGGLRFHPSVNASIIKFLGFEQILKNSLTGQPIGGGKGGSDFDPKGKSDAEVMRFTQSFMTELYKHIGPDVDVPAGDIGVGAREIGFMFGQYKRLRGAYEAGVLTGKGLGYGGSLGRTEATGFGTVYFVDEMLKDNGLSYEGSTVVVSGSGNVSIYAMQKATELGAKVVACSDSNGYIYDEDGINIETVKRLKEVDRKRISEYVKEHPNAKYTEGCADIWLTPCDIALPCATQNEIDVNSAKILVANGVKAIGEGANMPSTLEAIDVFLENKVLFAPAKAANAGGVAVSALEMAQNSMRLAWTFEEVDAKLKEIMTDIYRNSVNAAEVYGQPGNLVVGANVAGFIKVADAMMAQGII